From the genome of Ptychodera flava strain L36383 chromosome 20, AS_Pfla_20210202, whole genome shotgun sequence, one region includes:
- the LOC139119848 gene encoding charged multivesicular body protein 7-like — translation MDGTPKKLTKCLHDEMRMNFLYSPFRANREVNPQDWDNKFKFWSEMVIESCREQNEVCFDCSEMTERFRMNGRRPLGIGTVLKEMYRQGRIQNVTDYQSNVESGWLSWGFGVLVKKPVWWTFGALTGRNSGDLQGTFVISDLLQEKAEAILRLHYTTVEYDSTDNVVEYSTLFERCKHLCRDETTFELSLLQLRKMKKVCFLKNSDGLRILKFAGSNSQRYPSFNEVDLDIFRLKESIKVLKMQIDRLHSEMERYRTETIINLKKGLKTLAKNLLRQKRSIQRTMENKQIALENMETLLRRIQETETDKMIIDAYKAGSAALKQTLHINELTPDAIDDALGEVQDVMEDYQEVSDAMSHGNFSVDEIAGINKDELERELEELLAEEKSANTHDISDLGLQFGQMNLSPTAGSRVPMAAYQEGLPNYPSPPRTLSPQQTDLSSYRFPSVPTHIPESPPNTERDRRVETIILD, via the exons ATGGACGGAACTCCAAAGAAGTTGACGAAGTGCTTGCATGATGAAATGCGTATGAATTTCTTATATTCGCCTTTCCGTGCCAACCGGGAAGTCAATCCACAGGACTGGGACAACAAGTTCAAATTTTGGTCCGAGATGGTGATCGAGAGTTGCAGAGAACAGAATGAAGTCTGTTTCGACTGCAGTGAAATGACAGAACGTTTTCGAATGAATGGGAGAAGGCCACTTGGAATTGGCACAGTACTGAAGGAAATGTATAG ACAGGGAAGAATTCAAAATGTCACTGACTACCAATCAAATGTTGAAAGTGGCTGGTTGTCATGGGGTTTTGGTGTTTTAGTGAAGAAACCTGTCTGGTGGACATTTGGTGCTTTGACAGGGAGAAACAGTGGAGATCTTCAAGGCACATTTGTGATCAGTGACCTCTTACAG GAGAAAGCTGAAGCAATTCTACGTCTACATTACACAACTGTTGAGTATGATTCCACTGACAATGTGGTAGAGTACTCAACTCTCTTTGAAAGATGCAAGCACCTGTGCAGGGACGAAacgacctttgaactttcactaCTTCAGTTGAGAAAAATGAAGAAAGTGTGTTTTCTGAAAAACAGTGATGGACTGAGG attttaaaattcgctGGTTCAAATAGCCAGCGATACCCATCCTTCAATGAAGTTGATCTTGATATATTCAG ATTGAAGGAGAGTATTAAAGTATTGAAGATGCAGATAGACAGACTTCACAGTGAGATGGAGAGATACAGAACTGAAACAATAATTAATTTAAAGAAAGGACTTAAAACTTTg GCAAAAAACTTACTCAGACAAAAGCGTAGCATTCAGCGGACAATGGAAAATAAACAGATTGCTCTTGAAAATATGGAAACACTGCTGAGAAGGATTCAAGAAACTGAAACAGATAAGATG ATCATTGATGCCTACAAGGCTGGCTCTGCAGCATTGAAACAAACCTTACACATCAATGAACTCACACCAGATGCTATCGACGACGCTTTGGGAGAGGTCCAAGAT GTAATGGAAGATTATCAGGAAGTGTCAGATGCTATGTCTCATGGCAATTTCTCCGTTGATGAGATTGCCGGCATCAACAAGGATGAGCTGGAAAGGGAATTAGAGGAACTGTTGGCCGAAGAGAAGAGTGCAAATACACACGATATCAGTGACCTTGGACTTCAGTTTGGACAAATGAATCTCAGTCCCACAGCAG GTTCAAGAGTCCCCATGGCAGCTTACCAGGAAGGATTACCAAATTATCCATCCCCTCCAAGGACATTGTCACCACAGCAGACTGATCTAAGTAGTTACAGATTTCCAAGTGTTCCAACACACATACCTGAATCTCCACCGAACACTGAGAGAGACAGGAGAGTGGAAACCATTATTCTTGACTAG
- the LOC139119850 gene encoding THO complex subunit 3-like — protein MATHIEDMRKYFQSYGRTEEVRAHSSKVHSVAWSCDGRKLASGSFDKTVSVFVLDKDRMGRDHVYRGHGDSVDQLCWHPTNPDLFVTASGDKSIRIWDARSNKCAANVNTKGENINICWSPDGHTIAVGNKEDLVTFIDARTHRTRAEEQFKYEVNEISWNNDNDLFFLTNGHGCINILSYPELKPLQTLNAHPANCICIEFDPTGTYFATGSADALVSLWDVEELVCVKTFSRLDWPVRTLSFSHDGKMLASASEDLVIDIADVATGEKITEVQCESPTFTVAWHPKKNLLAFACDDKDKYERDRDAGTVKVFGFSSE, from the exons ATGGCGACGCACATAGAAGACATGCGGAAATATTTCCAGAGCTACGGTCGTACGGAAGAAGTCCGTGCTCACTCCTCAAAGGTCCATTCTGTAGCTTGGAGTTGTGACGGAAGAAAGCTTGCATCTGGTTCTTTTGATAAAACAGTCAGTGTTTTTGTGTTAGATAAGGACAGGATG GGAAGAGATCACGTATATCGAGGACATGGCGACAGTGTTGATCAATTATGTTGGCACCCAACAAACCCAGATCTATTCGTCACAGCATCTGGAGATAAAAGTATAAGAATATGGGATGCAAGGTCAAACAAATGTGCAGCAAATGTCAATACTAAAG GTGAAAACATCAACATATGTTGGAGTCCTGATGGACATACCATCGCTGTCGGGAACAAGGAAGATCTGGTAACATTTATCGATGCAAGGACACATCGAACCAGGGCAGAAGAGCAGTTCAAATATGAAGTCAATGAAATTTCATGGAATAACGACAATGATCTGTTTTTCCTCACAAATGGACATGGTTGTATAAATATACTCAG TTATCCAGAGTTGAAACCATTACAGACACTGAATGCACATCCAGCAAACTGTATTTGCATTGAGTTTGATCCTACAGGTACATACTTTGCCACCGGAAGTGCCGATGCATTGGTCAGTCTTTGGGATGTCGAAGAACTTGTTTGTGTCAAAACGTTTTCAAG ACTTGACTGGCCTGTCAGAACTCTAAGTTTCAGTCATGATGGTAAAATGTTAGCATCAGCTTCAGAGGATCTTGTCATTGATATCGCAGATGTTGCAACAG GTGAAAAAATCACAGAAGTACAGTGCGAGTCACCAACATTTACTGTGGCTTGGCATccaaagaaaaatcttttgGCCTTTGCTTGTGATGACAAAGACAAATATGAAAGGGACAGAGATGCAGGGACTGTCAAGGTCTTTGGATTTTCTTCAGAATGA